In Malassezia restricta chromosome VII, complete sequence, the sequence CGaccagcgcatgctgctcgagacggcgcACGCCGTGCAGATCGAGGATCTTTTGGAAGTTGGGGAGCGACTGATCGCCCACATGCTGGCGGTACGCGTTTACGAAGGCCGGAGCGTCGGTAGACGGCACCGCCAAGATGGCCAAGACGGGCTGGACGCGGCTCATGGCCttgtcgacgatgcgcacgtacgcggcctgcgacgcgccacTCGGCCACTCGATCAGCAGCGTATGCACATGCTGTACGtcgcgctggagctgctcggccatgcgTGGCCGAATTGGACGCAGCCGCACGATCGACTGCGTGATGCGCATCATGGTAAGGTGCGCGGCCTTGTCGCACCACGAGCGCACGTACCGCTTGTTCTCGACGTGGTGCCGCaccacgacgcccacgcTCTCGAGGCCGCTGGCGAGCAGATCGACCCATGCGCTCTTTTCATCCAGGTGCTCGCGCTGCGACCACGGCACGTCGGGGCGGAGCAGCGCCTGGAACGCCGGGTCGAGCGCGGTGGACAAGGCGCGTgtgagcgcctgcagcgcggaCGACATGACGCCGAAGAACTCGTGGCGCTCAGCGTCGAGGACCACCGGCGCTGCCTCGGCGTCCACGGCACGCAGCTTCTCGGTGAGtcgctcggcgagctggGTGCATGTCGTCGCGCCGTAATCGGCCGTATTTAGCACCGTACACAGATGCAACACGTCGCGCGAAGACAGCGATGGGAGCAGCACATCGTGTGCGTACCGCCGGAGCCACTTGCCGTACACGCTGCCCAGCTCAcggagcggcgcacgcggcccgagcgaggcgcatcgctcgagcgcctggcggTACAGCGTCACGAGCTCGGTGGACGAGacgagcacacgcacgggcTCGTCCGCCGACATGTCGgtcgtcgctgcctgcgAGCTCGCGGCCATCTGCGCCAGCATCTCGCTGAGCTGGCGGTCCTGGGCGTCGACGTAGACGCCGAGGTACGGCGTAAACGCGGACGAGATGGGCCGGTCGGCATGGAAGCCGAACTGccgcgccaccgacgctTCAAACTCGTTCGtgctgtgcagcgcattcAACAGCACATCGACGTGCAGTCGCggctgctcacgcaccaACACACTGCGCATATCGTCGTGCGTAATATCGCAGAACAGCACCAGGAGTcggcgctcgacgtgcCATGCCGGCAAAAACGCCGGCGCGTGCTC encodes:
- a CDS encoding vacuolar protein sorting-associated protein 53 codes for the protein MDSVAARVDALLAGGDGDGLSRAHVERAQARVHAQLTRHRDETRRLLSLTAHPLPNEHEHDAQALLAALADLETHASRAEKSVGEITAEIRWLDMAKRNVGHSIVTLRRLQMLVSSTMQLQQLCETQQYRDAASTLQAVEALLSFFVRFHSVPCILQQRTLTDSLREKLHKMVMSEYEAAFQRPRWDASTSALPDAALVVDALGPEVRDKLMEWYCTRQLREYRRVFRAVDEAGQLDNVPRRYAWIRRLLRTYADEHAPAFLPAWHVERRLLVLFCDITHDDMRSVLVREQPRLHVDVLLNALHSTNEFEASVARQFGFHADRPISSAFTPYLGVYVDAQDRQLSEMLAQMAASSQAATTDMSADEPVRVLVSSTELVTLYRQALERCASLGPRAPLRELGSVYGKWLRRYAHDVLLPSLSSRDVLHLCTVLNTADYGATTCTQLAERLTEKLRAVDAEAAPVVLDAERHEFFGVMSSALQALTRALSTALDPAFQALLRPDVPWSQREHLDEKSAWVDLLASGLESVGVVVRHHVENKRYVRSWCDKAAHLTMMRITQSIVRLRPIRPRMAEQLQRDVQHVHTLLIEWPSGASQAAYVRIVDKAMSRVQPVLAILAVPSTDAPAFVNAYRQHVGDQSLPNFQKILDLHGVRRLEQHALVEAFLAAVDRAPDTLPTTSALSSLELDPHADVYAETGGDRPRDEPSAADAPPGRPSTPSAGTALGLPDWKKFGSMFGVALGQRRP